In the Vallitalea okinawensis genome, TAAAAATCGCATCAAGTCTTCCTTGCGACGTAAGTATTGAGAAGAATGGTAAAGAAGTGAATGCCAAAAGTATACTTGGACTTTTAGCTTTAGCAATAGCTAAAGGAGATTGTATAGATATTATTACTGATGGTGAAGGTGAGCAAGATGGGTTAAAAAAGTTAGTTGATTTTGTTAAAAACATAAAAGAATAGATTTAAATTTATAAAACTCCTTAAGATATTTTAAAAGGAGTTTTTTTCTTTATTCTATTTTTCTACAATGTTATAATAGTCTTAAAATATTTTGAAAATATGTAAGTAAGACTACTATAAGGAGTAAATCTATGAAAAAAAGATTCTTTAGCCTGGAACATAAAGTACTCATTTGCTTTATACTGTTATCCATTGTACCAATCATATTGACAAGCTATATGGTTTATAAACAAGTATCTGTCATATTAAAAGAGAATATAGCTGAATCCAACTTAAGTACTGTCCAGCAAATAGGTTCAATGATGGAACATGTGGTTTCAGATGTGAACAAAGTTTCCTTACATATTATATATAATGAAGCAGTGAGGCAATTATTAATGATGCCTTCTGATACGTCCCATAAAGATATATCACAACTAAATAATGAAATATATGAGCAATTATTGTTTCATATTAGCTCAACAGAGTATATTGATTCCATGTATATAGAAGGGGATAATGGATTATCATTTACTATCAATGGAACTGGGTTAGTCATATCCATTAATGAGGAGCTGCAAAAACGTGCTATAGAAAAAAATGGAGGAAGTATTTGGGTTTACGAAGAATTAGAAACAGTCAATGTTCAGAGAAAAAACGTACCAGTATATTCTCAAGTCAGGTTAATTAATGACTATCTTAATATAGAACCATTAGGCATACTACGGGTTAATGTAAAAGAAGAGAATATTGCTAAAATTTATGAAAAAGATATCAATGGTAAGAAAGGGAGCTATTATATCATTGATTCCAATCAAAATATTATTTCCTCATCTGACAAAAAGATGTTAAACAGTAAGATCAATAAAAGTCTACTACAAGGAATAAATCAAGAAGAACAATTCTGGTATTATGAAACCGTCATGGAAAATAAACAATTTTTAGTGACGTATTATTACATGCAAGATTTAGATTGGTATTTGATCAATTTAATACCCATCGAGGATATTTTATCTGAAATGAACATTATACGTAACATAACCGTTATGATTCTGGTCATTAGTATTATCATTTGCATAATACTCTCAAGGTTAATTTCCTATAAGTTTCTTCATCCATTAAAGGAACTAAAAAACGTGATGGAAGATGTTGAACAAGAAGATTTCTCTGCTAGACTAACCTTAAAGCGAAATGATGAGATAGGTATCTTAGCCGCTACTTTTAATAAAATGTCTAAAAGATTAGAAGAATTACTCACTCAAGTTTATTATGCTAAGATTATGCAAAAGGAAGCAGAACTGAAGGCTTTAGAAGCCCAAATTAATCCACATTTTCTATATAACACATTGGATGTGATCTATTGGAAGTGTAGAATGGAAAAAGCTCATGAATCTGAACGGTTAATTATTGCGTTATCAAAATTATTTCGATTGACTCTAAATAAAGGGAATGAATTTACTACACTTGGTAAGGAGTTAGATCATCTAAAAAGTTATATGACCATACAGCAGGTTAAATATGAAGATGATGTTACATTTAGTATCAATGTTGATGATGATATTCTCGATTGTAAAGTCATTAAGTTAGTTTTACAACCTATAGTAGAAAATGCTTTAATTCATGGTGTAGGCAAGAGGGTGGAGGAAGGAAATATTTGGGTTAAAATCATCAAACAACAGGAGGATCTTGTGTATATTATCAAGGATGATGGTATTGGAATAGACCAACATATTATCGATGAAATTTTATATAAGAAAGAAAATAGTCAAGGTTATGGCATGAAAAATGTTAATGAACGAATAAGATTGCATTTTGGAGAAGGTTATGGGATTGATTTCTTTTCAGAGGAGGGAAAAGGAGTTACTGTTCTTGTAAAGCAACCTTTTATTAGAGGGGATGGGTTATTGAATGATCAAAATGTTAGTAGCTGATGATGAAAAGGTCATAAGGAAAGGAATTAAAGATTCTATTGATTGGTATCAGTATGGTATTGAAATTGTTGCTGAAGCATCAAACGGGGAAGAGGCACTAGAGAAGACTAAGCAATATGAACCAGATATAGCTGTTATTGATATTAAAATGCCAATGATGGATGGATTAGAGTGTACTAAAAAAATAAAGACGCATTTTCCAAACACTAAAGTCATTATTCTCACAGGCTATGATAAATTTGAGTATGCAAAACAAGCTATTAAATACCAAGTAGAAGATTTTTTATTAAAGCCTATAGGGGCTGATGAACTGATTCATACTGTAACCAATCTTAAAGATCAAATTGAAAAGGAAAGAAAAAGTAAAGAGCAACAAAGGTTAAATCATCATTTAATTTATGAGAATCTCTCTATTTTGCAGGTTCAATTTTTAAATGAAATTATTAATAAGCAAATGACTGATGTAAAAAACATCATGACAAAAAGTGAACAGTTAAAATTAAACTTCAATGGACCTTGGTATCAGGTATTCATTTTAGAGATAGATAATTATTATTTTATGTTAGATGAATTACCCGTTTCTGAAAAGAATACTATCACTCAAGATATGATGACCATCATTCAAGAAATATTAGATGATTATGTGGAGGGGACTATCTTTTCCAATAACTCTAATTATATTATTGGAGTAATCAACATTAAACAATCACAAATGGATATCTTTGATGTATGCGAGGAAATAAAGGATACGCTATTTAATAGCTTTAAGATATCGGTTACAATTGGAGTAGGGAAAAAGTACAATAAAGTTACATTAATGGATCAAAGCTATAATGAAGCTTTTACTGCATTAAGAAAAAAAGCTTATATAGGCAAAGGGAAAATTATTCAGTTTTCAAATGACGATACAGCTATAGAAGGTTTTTTCTTAATTGAAGAAAGAAATGATTATGATAAGAAGATGATTGAGCATGTGAAATCATTAGAGGATGAAGGTATAAATGAGACCATCGATCTCCTTATCAAAGATTGTATTTATAGAAAACTAGATTATAATACAATAAAAAGTATGTGTTTAAGAATTATCTATTTAGGACTAAACTTGCTTGAAGAGATGGAACTTAATTACGATCAATTAACCTTAAAAGATCCTTTTATGGAGATTAATAAGTTAGAAACAGTATATGACCTAAAGAAATGGATGAAGGAAGTTTTTGAAGCAATCATTCAATTTATTAAAGAGAATAGAAAGAATACGTATAATACAATCGTTACAGTTGCTATTGATTATATGAATCAACATTATAATGAAAATATTACTCTGGAAACATTAGCTAATATTGTTTATGTCACACCTAATTATTTTAGTCGAGTATTCAAAGAAGAAACAGGAGAAAATTATAAAGAGTATTTAACAAAATACCGGGTGGAACAAGCCAAGCATTTATTAAAGGATGTTAGATATAAAACTTATGAGGTAGCTGAGATGGTTGGCTATAGTAATTATCGTTACTTTACCCACAATTTTAAGAAATATGAAGGCTGTACACCAAGAGAATTCAAGAAAAAAAGTGTATAAACAACAAGTTATATTTACAGAGTGTGTTGTAAGTTTTACAACACACTCTAATTGTGATAATTATAGTACTTTTTTATAGATTACATCTCTTTTTTTCTTAACACATTATTATATAATGAATATACATACAAGGCCTTGTTACGAATTTAATGGGAGGTTACGAAATATGTTAAAAAAATTAATAGCGTTTATAATTTGTATGGCAATGGTTTTTTCATTTGTGGGATGCACTCAAGATAATGAGAGTAATGATGTAGCGAATAATGTAAGTGAAGATGTGACTAAAGAAAGTGATACAACAAAGTCAGAGCCAGAAAAAACTGAGAAAAAAGAAGTTGTTGTATCAATGATGTCAACACATAACGAAGCAAGTAAAGATGAAGATGCTCGTGTAGAGATTTTCTATGATGCTGTCGATAAAACAAAAGAACTAAATCCAAATCTTAAAATAGAAGTCGAATATATTCCTCATGATGCTTATCAAGATAAAGCTCAAATCTTAGCTGCAGCAGATGAATTGCCTGATCTTTTTGAAGTGAAAGGATCTTGGACTAAAAATTTCGTTGAAAATGGTAGATTGCGTAGTTTAAATGATATTTTGGATTCAGATCCAGCATGGAGAGATAGTTTTATTCCTGGGGGTTATCTAAACTTCCTAGTAGATGATCAAATATATGGATTATGCATGGATTCTGGTGGACTTACTCACGTCATTTACTATAATGAAGATATCTTTAATGAATGTGGTATTGAAATCTTCCCAGAAACAATGCCAGAGTTTGTTGAAGCCATTGAAAAAATAAAAAGTAAAGGGTATCTGCCTATTTCAATGGGTAATAAAGGAAATTGGTTAGCTGAGTCATGTTATTTAAGTACAATTGGTGCAAGATTCACTGGTCAAGATTGGAATAAAAGTATTGTAGAAGGAACAGGTGCATCCTTTGCAGATCCAGAATTTATTTCAGGATTAGCAGTGATGTATGATTTAGCATTGATGGGGGCTTTTAACGAAGACTTAAATAGTGTTGAATATAAGCAGCAAAGAGTTCCTTATTATAACGGAGAAGCTGCTATGTTTGTTGAAGGAAACTGGGCATTAAGTTCATTAATTAAGGATTGTTCTGAGGAAGTTCTTAATGCAACTCAACTAGCAATTTGGCCTGCAGTTGAAGGTTCATCACAGCCTCAAAATTATATTAGTGGTGGTACAGGCGGCTGGGCCCTTTCACTTAATGCACAATTAGAAGATGAAAAGGTACCCTATGTTACGGATTTTTATCAGTCATTATTTACTGAAGAGTATTCAAAGAAAATGTATGAAAATGGTAAGACTCCAAGTATTCAAAGTGATACATATGATAAATCAAAATTACATCCATTACAAGTTGATTATTTCAATATAGTAGCTGGATTTGAACCTTGTTCAACTTATGACTTAGTTTTTGATCCTGCTGTAATCGAAGTTATGAATTCTGGACTTCAAGAATTATTAATTGATGCAATAAGCCCTGAAGAGTTAGCTGATAGAATTCAGAAAGAATATGAGGACGTTAAGTAAATTGACACAAATAAATGTAAACATCTCTCCATTTGGTGAGAGATGTTTACATAGATGTTTATGAAGTAGAGGTGAGATATTTGATTAATGATAGTTTAAAACCAAGTAAGCGTCAATTCTTATTATTTTTAGGTATTCCTGTTATCTGGTATTCCTTTGTTGTATTGTTACCTGTATTTGGAGCCATAAGGTATAGTTTTTTTGATTGGTCAGGTGGACCGAACATGGAGGCTGTGGGATTTGCTAATTATATGGATATTTTACAGGATGATTTATTTTGGAGATCTTTAAAGAATAACTTAGTCATCATTCTATATTGCATTATTGGACAGATTGGTATCGCACTTGTATTATCAGCATTATTACAATCAAAATTCATAAAATTCAAAAAAATCCATCGATCAGTTATATTTTTTCCAGTTGTTTTATCCTCTGTCGTTATCGGGTTCGTTTGGACTATTATATATAATAAGGATTATGGACTATTAAACTGGCTATTATCTACATTGAACTTAGATTTTTTAATTCATCCATATTTAGATGATCCTAAAACCATACTTTTGTTTGTTAGTATTCCTCTTATATGGAAGTACATTGGTTATTACATGGTTTTACTTTTATCAGGAATGTCAACGATTCCAACATCTGTACTGGAGATGTCAGAAATTGATGGTGCTACAGGATGGAGAAAGCTTGTCTATATTATTTTTCCTCTTATTAAAAGTACAATTATTGTATGTATCATGCTATGTATCGCAGGTAATATGAAAAT is a window encoding:
- a CDS encoding HPr family phosphocarrier protein is translated as MVKQTVEVTNPTGLHARPAADFIKIASSLPCDVSIEKNGKEVNAKSILGLLALAIAKGDCIDIITDGEGEQDGLKKLVDFVKNIKE
- a CDS encoding sensor histidine kinase, translating into MKKRFFSLEHKVLICFILLSIVPIILTSYMVYKQVSVILKENIAESNLSTVQQIGSMMEHVVSDVNKVSLHIIYNEAVRQLLMMPSDTSHKDISQLNNEIYEQLLFHISSTEYIDSMYIEGDNGLSFTINGTGLVISINEELQKRAIEKNGGSIWVYEELETVNVQRKNVPVYSQVRLINDYLNIEPLGILRVNVKEENIAKIYEKDINGKKGSYYIIDSNQNIISSSDKKMLNSKINKSLLQGINQEEQFWYYETVMENKQFLVTYYYMQDLDWYLINLIPIEDILSEMNIIRNITVMILVISIIICIILSRLISYKFLHPLKELKNVMEDVEQEDFSARLTLKRNDEIGILAATFNKMSKRLEELLTQVYYAKIMQKEAELKALEAQINPHFLYNTLDVIYWKCRMEKAHESERLIIALSKLFRLTLNKGNEFTTLGKELDHLKSYMTIQQVKYEDDVTFSINVDDDILDCKVIKLVLQPIVENALIHGVGKRVEEGNIWVKIIKQQEDLVYIIKDDGIGIDQHIIDEILYKKENSQGYGMKNVNERIRLHFGEGYGIDFFSEEGKGVTVLVKQPFIRGDGLLNDQNVSS
- a CDS encoding response regulator, producing the protein MIKMLVADDEKVIRKGIKDSIDWYQYGIEIVAEASNGEEALEKTKQYEPDIAVIDIKMPMMDGLECTKKIKTHFPNTKVIILTGYDKFEYAKQAIKYQVEDFLLKPIGADELIHTVTNLKDQIEKERKSKEQQRLNHHLIYENLSILQVQFLNEIINKQMTDVKNIMTKSEQLKLNFNGPWYQVFILEIDNYYFMLDELPVSEKNTITQDMMTIIQEILDDYVEGTIFSNNSNYIIGVINIKQSQMDIFDVCEEIKDTLFNSFKISVTIGVGKKYNKVTLMDQSYNEAFTALRKKAYIGKGKIIQFSNDDTAIEGFFLIEERNDYDKKMIEHVKSLEDEGINETIDLLIKDCIYRKLDYNTIKSMCLRIIYLGLNLLEEMELNYDQLTLKDPFMEINKLETVYDLKKWMKEVFEAIIQFIKENRKNTYNTIVTVAIDYMNQHYNENITLETLANIVYVTPNYFSRVFKEETGENYKEYLTKYRVEQAKHLLKDVRYKTYEVAEMVGYSNYRYFTHNFKKYEGCTPREFKKKSV
- a CDS encoding extracellular solute-binding protein; the encoded protein is MLKKLIAFIICMAMVFSFVGCTQDNESNDVANNVSEDVTKESDTTKSEPEKTEKKEVVVSMMSTHNEASKDEDARVEIFYDAVDKTKELNPNLKIEVEYIPHDAYQDKAQILAAADELPDLFEVKGSWTKNFVENGRLRSLNDILDSDPAWRDSFIPGGYLNFLVDDQIYGLCMDSGGLTHVIYYNEDIFNECGIEIFPETMPEFVEAIEKIKSKGYLPISMGNKGNWLAESCYLSTIGARFTGQDWNKSIVEGTGASFADPEFISGLAVMYDLALMGAFNEDLNSVEYKQQRVPYYNGEAAMFVEGNWALSSLIKDCSEEVLNATQLAIWPAVEGSSQPQNYISGGTGGWALSLNAQLEDEKVPYVTDFYQSLFTEEYSKKMYENGKTPSIQSDTYDKSKLHPLQVDYFNIVAGFEPCSTYDLVFDPAVIEVMNSGLQELLIDAISPEELADRIQKEYEDVK
- a CDS encoding carbohydrate ABC transporter permease, which produces MINDSLKPSKRQFLLFLGIPVIWYSFVVLLPVFGAIRYSFFDWSGGPNMEAVGFANYMDILQDDLFWRSLKNNLVIILYCIIGQIGIALVLSALLQSKFIKFKKIHRSVIFFPVVLSSVVIGFVWTIIYNKDYGLLNWLLSTLNLDFLIHPYLDDPKTILLFVSIPLIWKYIGYYMVLLLSGMSTIPTSVLEMSEIDGATGWRKLVYIIFPLIKSTIIVCIMLCIAGNMKIFDHILVMTGGGPGTSSMVLAIYAYKQSFVKYKLGYGSAASVLILIISLGIVLTTRYIAGREKSDN